In one window of Arctopsyche grandis isolate Sample6627 chromosome 6, ASM5162203v2, whole genome shotgun sequence DNA:
- the Pfdn5 gene encoding prefoldin 5, with amino-acid sequence MSGCSGGVSSQPAAGMQQMDLTKLSLQQLAQLKQHVFQELTILQDSLQTLKIAQTKFVDSGECVEKITPDTKGKEILVPLTGSIYVPGFIADTENVIIDIGTGYYIQKDVVGAKDYFKRKVEFVTEHMEKIQSMGIEKTKIKDAICEVIEEKTSQSAKVNT; translated from the exons ATGTCTGGTTGTAGCGGCGGTGTTTCTTCGCAGCCAGCTGCCGGCATGCAGCAGATGGATCTCACGAAGCTCAGTCTGCAGCAGCTCGCTCAGCTCAAACAGCACGTCTTCCAG GAATTGACAATTCTTCAAGATTCTCTACAAACATTGAAAATAGCACAAACTAAATTTGTAGATTCTGGTGAATGTGTCGAAAAAATTACACCTGATACGAAAGGAAAAGAAATCTTAGTGCCGTTGACTGGTTCAATCTATGTTCCAGGTTTCATAGCCGATACAGAAAACGTTATAATTGATATTGGAACtggatattatatacaaaag gaTGTTGTCGGTGCAAAGGACTATTTTAAGAGAAAAGTCGAGTTTGTAACGGAACACATGGAAAAAATTCAATCTATGGGAATCGAAAAGACCAAGATCAAAGATGCAATTTGTGAAGTCATAGAAGAAAAAACTAGCCAATCTGCGAAAGTGAATACTTGA
- the Grx3 gene encoding glutaredoxin 3 codes for MSSPRQLQSATEVQQAANSNKLSVIHFEADWAPQCKQVTDALIELAKLPEIQSNETGFYVCPAEQLPDIALKYKVEAVPTVILLKNNQVVDRIDGVDIAKLTAKVKSHTCDGSAPIATEPLEERLKKLINKHNIMVFMKGNRDMPRCGFSKTLIQILQDIGVEYETFDILTDEEVRQGLKTFSDWPTYPQVYAKGELLGGLDIIKEMQACGELETTLKS; via the exons ATGTCTTCACCCCGTCAACTTCAATCAGCAACCGAGGTCCAACAAGCAGCCAA CTCTAACAAATTAAGCGTCATCCACTTCGAAGCAGACTGGGCACCGCAATGCAAGCAAGTCACAGACGCCTTAATTGAATTAGCCAAACTACCAGAAATCCAATCAAATGAAACTGGATTTTATGTTTGCCCCGCCGAACAATTGCCTGATATTGCTCTCAAATACAAG GTAGAAGCCGTACCTACagttattttactaaaaaataatcaagtGGTCGATAGAATAGATGGTGTCGACATAGCTAAATTGACCGCCAAAGTAAAAAGTCACACTTGCGATGGGAGTGCACCAATCGCTACCGAGCCCCTCGAAGAGAGGCTCAAGAAACTTATCAACAAACACAAtattatggtatttatgaaAGGCAACAGAGATATGCCTAGATGTGGTTTTAGTAAAAccttaatacaaatattacaggATATTGG TGTAGAATACGAGACGTTCGATATATTAACCGATGAGGAAGTTCGTCAAGGATTGAAAACATTTTCAGATTGGCCGACCTATCCCCAAGTGTATGCAAAGGGAGAACTTTTAGGTGGTCTTGACATTATTAAAGAAATGCAGGCATGTGGTGAATTGGAGACTACTCTAAAATCTTAa